A genomic region of Trifolium pratense cultivar HEN17-A07 linkage group LG3, ARS_RC_1.1, whole genome shotgun sequence contains the following coding sequences:
- the LOC123914588 gene encoding uncharacterized protein LOC123914588 has product MFMHGWGVGGEAWVWRRQLRAWEEEMLGECQALLFTLSLQDHVSDRWQWQADLDDGYTIRGTYQILTTQDAVTLDVASGLIWRLLRDRLPTKANLITRGILSEAAHHCVSGCGGVESAQHLFLSCSTFGALWSLVSSWNGSSLVTAQTLSGHFIQFTGSAGGLRARRSFMQLI; this is encoded by the coding sequence atgtttatGCATGGATGGGGGGTTGGAGGGGAGGCGTGGGTGTGGAGGCgtcagttgagggcgtgggaggaggagatgctgGGGGAATGTCAGGCTTTACTTTTTACCCTCTCTTTGCAGGATCATGTTTccgataggtggcagtggcaggCTGACCTGGATGATGGTTATACTATTCGTGGAACATATCAGATTTTGACGACGCAGGATGCAGTTACTTTGGATGTTGCGTCAGGTCTTATTTGGCGACTCTTGcgggacaggttacctaccaaagcaaacctgATTACTCGAGGGATCTTATCTGAGGCGGCCCATCATTGTGTTTCTGGCTGCGGAGGGGTTGAGTCGGCCCAACACTTATTCCTTTCTTGCAGCACTTTTGGTGCCCTTTGGTCTCTTGTCAGCTCCTGGAATGGCTCTTCTCTGGTGACTGCTCAGACTCTTTCCGGTCACTTTATTCAGTTTACAGGTTCAGCAGGGGGTCTTCGAGCACGACGTTCTTTCATGCAGCTTATATGA